A part of Anolis sagrei isolate rAnoSag1 chromosome 3, rAnoSag1.mat, whole genome shotgun sequence genomic DNA contains:
- the DIS3 gene encoding exosome complex exonuclease RRP44, which translates to MLTSRTFLKRTRAGAVMKVVREHYLRDDITCGAAACGLCAPREEEQEKGPPRQALLEAQPSGAASSLCPGPHYLLLDTNLLLHQIDILEDPVIRNVIILQTVLQEVRKRSAPVYKRIKDVIANPEKHFYAFTNEHHKETYIEQQQGENANDRNDRAIRVAAKWYNEHLAKLQTEEKITVILLTNDRKNKEKAVEEGITAYTCEEYIKSLIANPELVDRLACLNDEGNEIENGRIIFSEHLPLSKLQQGIKSGLYLQGTFRANRDNYLEATVWVHGDGDQREVIVQGLKNLNRAVHEDIVAVELLSKDAWTAPSSVVLLDDEGQNEEDDQEKEEEKESSLKTSVSKAMLRPTGKVVGIIKRNWRPYCGMLSKSQIKESRRHLFTPADRRIPRIRIETRQSSTLEGQRIIVAIDGWPRSSRYPHGHFVKNLGAAGDKETETEVLLLEHDVPHQAFSQAVLSFLPQMPWSITDKDMKFREDLRYLCVCSVDPPGCTDIDDALHCRDLENGNLEVGVHIADVSHFIRPGNALDQESAKRGTTVYLCEKRIDMVPELLSSNLCSLRSNVDRLAFSCIWEMNHNAEVLKTRFTKSVINSKASLTYAEAQMRIDSDTMNDDITLSLRGLNKLAKILKKRRIDKGALTLSSPEVRFHMDSETHDPIDLQTKELKETNSMVEEFMLLANISVAQKIYDEFSEHALLRKHPAPPPSNYDILVKAAKSKDLEIKTDSAKALADSLDRAESPSFPYLNTLLRILATRCMMQAVYFCSGMDNDFHHYGLATPIYTHFTSPIRRYADIIVHRLLAVAIGADSTYPDLTDKHKLAELCNNLNYRHKMAQYAQRASVAFHTQLFFKNKSVVNEEAYILFVRKNAIVVLIPKYGLEGTVFFEEKDKPKPSLLYNDEIPSLTVEGITFHTFDKVTVNIMLDASNIQHQKIRMALVEPKVPGCSVPSQNREPEKKKKKLGK; encoded by the exons ATGCTGACCTCGCGCACGTTCCTGAAGCGCACGCGGGCCGGCGCCGTCATGAAGGTGGTGCGCGAGCACTACCTGCGCGACGACATCACCTGCGGGGCGGCCGCGTGCGGGCTCTGCGCGCCtcgggaggaggagcaggagaaggGGCCGCCTCGCCAGGCCCTGCTGGAGGCCCAGCCCAGCGGCGCCGCCAGCAGCCTCTGCCCCGGGCCCCACTACCTCCTCCTCGACACCAATTTGCTCCTGCACCAG ATTGATATTCTTGAAGATCCTGTTATTCGAAATGTTATCATTCTTCAGACAGTTTTACAGGAAGTAAGAAAACGAAGTGCACCGGTGTACAAGAGAATAAAAGATGTGATAGCTAATCCTGAAAAACATTTCTATGCCTTCACTAATGAACATCATAA AGAAACATATATAGAACAACAACAAGGGGAAAATGCAAATGACCGCAATGACAGAGCCATCAGAGTAGCGGCAAAATGGTACAATGAACACCTGGCAAAGTTACAGACTGAAGAAAAGATTACAGTTATCTTGCTCACAAATGAcagaaaaaataaagagaaagctGTAGAAGAGGGAATAACTGCTTACACAT GTGAAGAGTACATAAAGAGCTTGATAGCTAATCCTGAACTTGTGGATCGACTTGCTTGCTTGAATGATGAAGGG AATGAAATAGAAAATGGAAGGATCATTTTCTCAGAGCACCTTCCACTTAGCAAATTGCAGCAGGGTATAAAGTCTGGCCTCTACCTTCAAGGAACATTCAGAGCTAACAGAGATAATTACCTTGAAGCTACAGTTTGGGTTCATGGAGATGGAGACCAGAGAGAG GTAATAGTACAGGGATTGAAAAACCTAAACCGTGCAGTGCATGAGGACATCGTAGCAGTGGAACTTTTGTCCAAAGATGCCTGGACTGCACCATCCTCGGTGGTCTTACTTGATGATGAGGGTCAAAATGAAGAGGATGaccaagaaaaagaagaggagaaagaaagcagT CTAAAGACGTCTGTGAGCAAGGCTATGTTGCGACCAACTGGCAAAGTGGTGGGAATTATAAAAAGAAACTGGAGACCTTACTGTGGAATGCTTTCTAAATCACAAATTAAAGAG TCAAGGCGGCATTTATTTACACCAGCTGATCGCAGAATCCCTCGGATTCGAATAGAAACAAGACAGTCTTCAACGCTTGAAGGACAAAGAATAATTGTTGCCATTGATGGTTGGCCCAGAAGTTCAAGATACCCTCAT GGTCATTTTGTAAAGAATCTTGGAGCCGCTGGGGACAAAGAAACCGAGACTGAAGTCCTGTTGCTTGAGCATGATGTCCCTCACCAGGCTTTCTCACAGGCAGTTCTCAGCTTCCTTCCTCAGATGCCCTGGAGCATTACTGACAAG GACATGAAATTTAGAGAAGACCTgagatatttgtgtgtgtgcagtgtGGATCCTCCTGGCTGTACTGATATTGATGATGCATTGCACTGCAGGGACTTGGAAAATGGCAATCTGGAG GTTGGAGTACACATTGCAGATGTCAGCCACTTCATTCGACCAGGAAATGCTCTGGATCAGGAATCTGCAAAAAGGGGGACAACTGTGTATTTGTGTGAAAAA agAATAGATATGGTTCCAGAGCTGCTTAGTTCCAACTTATGTTCCTTGAGATCCAATGTTGACAG GCTTGCATTTTCATGCATTTGGGAAATGAATCATAATGCGGAAGTATTGAAGACACGATTTACCAAAAGTGTCATTAATTCCAAG GCTTCCCTGACCTATGCTGAGGCACAAATGAGAATCGATTCTGACACCATGAATGATGATATTACGCTTAGCCTACGTGGATTAAATAAACTGGCCAAAATACTTAAGAAGCGCCGGATAGATAAGGG GGCTTTAACACTTTCTTCACCTGAAGTTCGTTTCCACATGGATAGTGAAACTCACGATCCTATTGATTTACAGACAAAGGAACTCAA AGAAACCAACTCCATGGTTGAGGAGTTCATGTTGCTTGCTAATATCTCTGTAGCACAAAAGATCTATGATGAATTCTCAGAACATGCCTTGCTGAGAAAGCACCCAGCGCCACCTCCCTCTAATTATGATATCCTTGTGAAAGCAGCAAAGTCTAAG GATTTAGAAATCAAAACTGACTCCGCAAAGGCCCTGGCAGATTCCCTAGATCGTGCAGAATCCCCTTCTTTCCCATATCTGAACACCTTGCTACGTATTTTGGCAACCCGCTGCATGATGCAAGCTGTCTATTTTTGCTCAGGAATGGACAATGATTTTCATCACTATGGTTTAGCAACACCCATTTATACACATTTTACTTCACCAATCAGAAG ATATGCTGATATCATAGTGCATCGATTGCTGGCTGTGGCTATTGGAGCAGACAGCACATACCCTGATCTTACAGATAAACATAAATTGGCAGAATTGTGTAACAATCTCAATTACAGGCACAAAATGGCTCAATATGCACAGAGAGCATCTGTTGCCTTCCACACCCAG ttGTTTTTCAAAAACAAGAGCGTGGTGAACGAAGAGGCGTATATTCTGTTTGTGAGGAAGAATGCAATTGTAGTTCTGATCCCCAAATATGGGTTAGAAGGCACTGTCTTCTTTGAAGAAAAGGATAAGCCAAAACCATCACTACTGTACAATGATGAG ATACCATCTCTTACTGTGGAAGGCATAACTTTTCATACGTTTGACAAAGTTACAGTGAACATCATGTTAGATGCCTCCAACATCCAACACCAGAAAATACGTATGGCTTTGGTAGAGCCAAAG GTACCAGGATGTAGTGTTCCAAGCCAAAATCGTGaaccagaaaaaaagaagaagaagctgggGAAATAA